One window of bacterium genomic DNA carries:
- a CDS encoding GTP-binding protein, whose amino-acid sequence MAKEKFERTKPHVNVGTIGHVDHGKTTLTAAITKVLAAKGKAKFMAYDQ is encoded by the coding sequence ATGGCAAAAGAAAAATTCGAGCGAACGAAGCCGCACGTGAACGTTGGGACGATCGGGCACGTGGACCACGGGAAGACGACATTGACGGCGGCGATCACGAAGGTGCTGGCGGCGAAGGGGAAGGCGAAGTTCATGGCGTACGATCAG